One window of Desulfovibrio subterraneus genomic DNA carries:
- the fdnG gene encoding formate dehydrogenase-N subunit alpha translates to MQCSRRGFLKMTGVGVACLSLGRLGVNLAEAKAYSAKLKIEGAKEILTVCPFCSVSCNIIAHVRDGKLLNTEGDPDFPVNEGALCAKGAALTSMSNNHHRLLKPKYRAPYSDKWEEKDWGWMLEKIARRVKETRDRDMILKNAKGQTVNRVESLFHMGTSHASNEECSVIHQAVRGLGIVHFDHQARVCHSSTVSSLAESFGRGAMTNHWIDIQNADVILIMGSNAAEHHPISFKWVLRAKDRGAVVMHVDPKFSRTSARCDFHVPLRSGTDIAFMGGLINHVLENEKYFKEYVLNYTNAALIVGEEYSFNDGLFSGYDAKTRTYDRTKWAFEEDAKGYIKRDDTLKHPRCVFNLLRKHYARYTVDDVSSVTGVPKEKLLRVYDHFAASGDPKKAGTILYALGWTQHTVGVQNIRTAGILQLLLGNVGRSGGGINALRGEPNVQGSTDIALLYHVVPGYMSMPMADWQTYDEYNKANTPTAKSPNSVNWWQHKPKYFTSLLKAWFGDRATPDNGFCYELLPKLDKGMDHSYLFMFDRMYKNQLRGGFIVGVNPANSLPNTNKVRKALDTLDWLVVMDLHHSETSENWQRKGSDPSKVKTEIFLLPSAHRVEKPGTVTNSGRWVVWHNKCVEPMGEARNFGDFFVPMINKVRELYKAEGGTLPETLLSLNWPDKYDAEEWTKRINGYFWRDSVVGGKKYRKGQLVPSFTALKDDGSTSSLCWVYTGSFTEEYGNLSKRRDASQTPLQAKIGLYPNWSWAWPSNRRILYNRASVDLNGKPYDPDRTVIMWDGKQWVGDVPDGGAPPLASDKGTLPFIMAPAGLGQLYGPGRMDGPFAEHYEPAETPIASHPFSKQLSSPVYKFVSSDMDVLAAPADPRFPIVLTTYSLTEHWCGGGETRNVPNLLEAEPQLYVEMSHELAKEKGIANGDGVILESARGRVEAIAMVTVRMRPLLVQGKTVHLVGMPFCYGWTTPGCGDSTNRLTPSVGDPNTTIPETKACCVNVHKADKLTELDR, encoded by the coding sequence ATGCAATGCTCACGGCGAGGATTCCTGAAAATGACCGGTGTCGGGGTGGCATGCCTTTCACTGGGACGTCTGGGAGTCAATCTGGCAGAGGCAAAGGCGTACAGCGCGAAGCTGAAGATAGAAGGGGCGAAGGAAATCCTGACCGTGTGCCCGTTCTGTTCCGTAAGCTGCAACATCATCGCCCATGTTCGTGACGGCAAACTGCTGAACACGGAAGGCGATCCTGATTTTCCGGTAAACGAGGGCGCACTGTGCGCCAAGGGTGCCGCGCTGACGTCCATGTCCAACAACCATCACAGGCTTCTCAAACCCAAATACCGTGCGCCTTACAGCGACAAGTGGGAAGAGAAGGACTGGGGCTGGATGCTGGAAAAGATAGCCCGACGCGTCAAGGAAACCCGAGATCGCGACATGATCCTCAAGAATGCAAAAGGCCAGACCGTGAACCGCGTGGAATCTCTGTTCCACATGGGCACTTCGCATGCCTCAAACGAGGAATGCTCCGTCATTCATCAGGCGGTGCGTGGTCTTGGTATTGTGCATTTCGATCATCAGGCCCGGGTCTGTCACAGCTCCACGGTATCGTCTCTGGCGGAATCGTTCGGTCGCGGTGCCATGACCAACCACTGGATAGATATCCAGAACGCCGATGTCATTCTCATCATGGGCAGCAACGCAGCCGAGCACCATCCCATTTCCTTCAAGTGGGTACTGCGCGCCAAGGACCGTGGCGCCGTGGTCATGCATGTGGACCCCAAGTTCTCCCGTACCTCGGCACGCTGCGACTTCCACGTGCCGCTGCGTTCCGGCACGGACATCGCCTTCATGGGCGGGCTCATCAACCACGTGCTGGAGAATGAAAAGTACTTCAAGGAGTACGTGCTCAACTACACTAACGCCGCCCTCATCGTGGGTGAGGAGTATTCCTTCAACGATGGTCTGTTCAGCGGCTACGATGCCAAAACGCGCACATACGACCGCACCAAATGGGCGTTTGAGGAAGATGCCAAGGGTTACATCAAGCGTGATGACACGCTCAAGCACCCCCGTTGCGTCTTCAACCTGCTGCGCAAGCACTATGCCCGCTACACCGTGGATGATGTTTCGTCCGTGACCGGTGTGCCCAAGGAAAAGCTGCTTCGCGTGTACGACCATTTTGCCGCATCGGGCGACCCCAAAAAGGCCGGCACCATTCTCTATGCGCTCGGCTGGACCCAGCATACCGTTGGGGTACAGAATATCCGTACCGCCGGTATTCTGCAGCTGCTTCTCGGCAACGTCGGACGCTCCGGCGGCGGCATCAACGCACTGCGCGGTGAACCCAACGTGCAGGGTTCCACGGATATCGCCCTGCTGTATCACGTGGTTCCGGGCTACATGTCCATGCCCATGGCTGACTGGCAGACCTATGACGAGTACAACAAGGCCAACACGCCTACAGCCAAGAGCCCGAACAGCGTCAACTGGTGGCAGCACAAGCCCAAGTACTTCACCAGCCTTCTCAAGGCATGGTTCGGGGACAGAGCGACTCCGGATAACGGGTTCTGCTATGAACTGCTGCCCAAGCTCGACAAGGGCATGGACCATTCCTACCTCTTCATGTTCGACCGCATGTACAAGAACCAGTTGCGCGGCGGCTTCATTGTGGGCGTAAACCCCGCAAACAGCCTGCCGAACACCAACAAGGTGCGCAAGGCGCTGGATACGCTGGACTGGTTGGTCGTGATGGACCTGCACCATTCCGAAACTTCGGAAAACTGGCAAAGAAAGGGATCTGACCCCTCCAAGGTGAAGACGGAGATCTTCCTCCTGCCTTCTGCCCACCGCGTGGAAAAGCCCGGCACGGTAACCAACTCCGGCCGCTGGGTGGTCTGGCACAACAAGTGTGTCGAGCCCATGGGCGAGGCCCGCAACTTCGGCGATTTCTTTGTCCCCATGATCAACAAGGTGCGCGAGCTGTACAAGGCGGAAGGCGGAACCCTGCCGGAAACCCTGCTCAGCCTCAACTGGCCGGATAAGTATGATGCCGAGGAATGGACCAAGCGTATCAACGGTTACTTCTGGCGCGACTCTGTGGTGGGCGGCAAGAAGTATCGCAAGGGCCAGCTTGTTCCCTCATTCACCGCGCTGAAGGACGATGGCTCCACCTCTTCGCTGTGCTGGGTATACACCGGCAGCTTTACGGAAGAGTATGGCAACCTCAGCAAGCGTCGCGATGCTTCGCAGACGCCGCTGCAGGCCAAGATAGGCCTCTATCCCAACTGGTCGTGGGCATGGCCTTCCAACCGGCGCATACTGTACAACAGAGCCTCGGTTGATCTGAACGGCAAGCCCTATGATCCGGACCGCACCGTCATCATGTGGGACGGCAAGCAGTGGGTGGGCGATGTGCCCGATGGCGGCGCGCCGCCGCTTGCTTCCGACAAGGGAACGCTCCCCTTCATCATGGCTCCCGCTGGTCTCGGCCAGTTGTATGGCCCCGGTCGCATGGACGGTCCTTTCGCGGAGCACTATGAGCCTGCGGAAACCCCCATTGCATCGCATCCCTTCTCCAAGCAGTTGAGCAGCCCGGTCTACAAGTTCGTTTCCAGCGATATGGATGTGCTGGCGGCTCCCGCCGATCCCAGATTCCCCATCGTGCTGACAACCTACAGCCTTACCGAACACTGGTGCGGCGGCGGGGAAACCCGCAACGTTCCCAACCTGCTGGAAGCGGAACCGCAGCTGTATGTGGAAATGAGCCATGAGCTGGCCAAGGAAAAGGGCATAGCAAACGGCGACGGCGTCATTCTGGAAAGCGCCCGCGGCCGCGTGGAGGCCATTGCCATGGTTACCGTGCGCATGCGTCCGCTGCTGGTTCAGGGAAAAACCGTGCATCTGGTGGGCATGCCGTTCTGCTACGGCTGGACAACCCCCGGATGCGGCGATTCCACCAACAGGCTCACGCCTTCGGTGGGCGACCCCAACACCACCATACCGGAAACCAAGGCCTGCTGCGTGAACGTACACAAGGCCGACAAGCTTACCGAGCTTGACCGGTAA
- a CDS encoding 4Fe-4S dicluster domain-containing protein: MSKTFLIDTTRCTACRGCQLACKEWYELPANKTFQTGTHQNPPDLNPNNYKLVRFSEHLIGDKVEWYFFPDQCRHCLNPPCQGAADTLIEGAVIQDEATGAVIFTEKSAKLSKDDFEYVRESCPYNIPRRDEKSGRMVKCVMCIDRVQAGMVPACVKVCPTGTMNFGERDEMLALAEKRLAKVRETHPDAMLADPYDVNVIYLLGDKPERYHEHSVASATPMNRKNLFATVRSAVGNVKDAVRKG; the protein is encoded by the coding sequence ATGTCAAAAACATTCCTGATAGATACGACTCGATGCACGGCCTGCAGGGGTTGCCAGCTGGCCTGCAAGGAATGGTATGAACTGCCCGCAAACAAGACCTTTCAGACGGGCACGCACCAGAATCCGCCGGACCTCAATCCGAACAACTACAAACTGGTGCGCTTCAGCGAGCACCTTATCGGCGACAAGGTTGAATGGTACTTCTTCCCCGACCAATGCCGCCATTGTCTGAATCCTCCCTGTCAGGGGGCGGCAGACACGCTGATCGAAGGGGCTGTGATTCAGGACGAAGCCACCGGCGCCGTTATCTTCACCGAGAAATCCGCCAAGCTTTCCAAGGATGATTTCGAGTATGTCCGCGAGAGTTGTCCCTACAACATCCCCCGTCGTGACGAGAAGAGCGGCCGCATGGTCAAGTGCGTCATGTGCATAGACCGTGTGCAGGCCGGTATGGTGCCTGCCTGTGTGAAGGTATGCCCCACCGGTACGATGAACTTCGGTGAACGTGACGAGATGCTTGCCCTTGCGGAAAAGCGTCTTGCCAAGGTCAGGGAGACGCATCCCGATGCCATGCTCGCCGACCCCTATGATGTGAACGTGATCTATCTGCTGGGTGACAAGCCCGAGCGCTATCATGAGCATAGCGTTGCCTCGGCTACTCCCATGAACAGGAAAAACCTTTTCGCAACGGTCCGTTCTGCTGTAGGGAACGTCAAAGACGCTGTAAGAAAAGGATGA
- a CDS encoding formate dehydrogenase accessory protein FdhE, which yields MDAQYLAKRKPAPQTLADICERRPALASVLTIFIPLYTAREELRESLQPLVSPLPELSEPNAEFLANGVPLLANAGFDWIDAAFKKAAHDILPQLEAVEGLREDLKTFAEGLEKGTLIPPKLTQTYLSSDAKTLATMLENHAQSTAVGAFLTQQILGPVLQAARMKSVEPDLQTWRQGYCPVCGSFPSVGCLSRPDPDQSEFLKGGGGHKYLHCSLCGHDWRFRRGACPGCSNEDPGAIEYMRAKESPWERVELCRKCNTYVGALDLRETTESPDLDAAAIGLMHLDLLAAAEGLRPLAPSLWNTFD from the coding sequence ATGGATGCTCAGTATCTTGCCAAGCGCAAACCTGCCCCTCAGACTCTTGCCGACATCTGCGAACGCCGTCCTGCTCTGGCCAGCGTGCTCACCATCTTCATTCCTTTGTACACTGCACGCGAAGAGCTGCGCGAATCGTTGCAGCCGCTGGTGTCACCGCTTCCGGAACTGAGCGAGCCCAATGCCGAATTTCTGGCCAATGGTGTGCCTTTGCTGGCCAATGCCGGTTTTGACTGGATAGATGCCGCCTTCAAGAAGGCCGCTCATGATATTTTGCCTCAGCTCGAAGCTGTGGAAGGGCTGCGTGAAGACCTGAAAACCTTTGCGGAAGGGCTTGAGAAAGGCACCCTGATACCTCCAAAACTGACACAGACCTATCTGAGCAGCGATGCCAAGACGCTGGCAACCATGCTTGAGAACCATGCGCAGTCCACGGCTGTGGGCGCGTTCTTGACCCAGCAGATTCTCGGCCCTGTGCTGCAGGCTGCCCGCATGAAGAGTGTAGAACCTGATCTGCAGACATGGCGGCAGGGATATTGCCCTGTGTGCGGTTCTTTCCCGTCAGTGGGCTGTCTCAGCCGGCCCGATCCCGATCAGTCCGAATTTCTCAAGGGCGGCGGCGGACACAAATATCTTCACTGCTCCCTGTGCGGGCACGACTGGCGTTTCCGCCGTGGTGCTTGCCCCGGATGCAGCAACGAAGATCCGGGCGCCATCGAGTACATGCGTGCGAAGGAAAGCCCGTGGGAACGTGTGGAACTCTGCCGCAAGTGCAATACCTACGTCGGGGCGCTGGACCTGCGGGAAACCACGGAAAGCCCGGACCTTGATGCCGCCGCCATAGGGCTCATGCATCTGGATCTTCTTGCCGCTGCAGAGGGGCTGCGCCCTCTGGCTCCTTCTCTCTGGAACACCTTCGATTAA
- the fdhD gene encoding formate dehydrogenase accessory sulfurtransferase FdhD, with translation MQTIRRTILRYREGGAHASDDTILAEAPLEIVVNGVPWAALMCTPGGDEDLALGFCLTEGLMAPGESYAMERLEHMAEGSRIHLSIRGGGERVHTVMNGRGLRTGASCCGNRSATCAEELIRAIPPVAGGYHIAPEQLHHLQVESEACQALFGSTGATHFCALYDNESELLAYAEDVGRHNALDKAAGQAFRQGRVERVRLVLLSSRLSFEMVQKSIALGAQVVAGFSAVTSRAVALAEASGVTLIGFLRPPRMNVYTHPGRLGLESHEGSFQQQGLTKFTTDMPS, from the coding sequence ATGCAGACCATTCGGCGAACCATTCTGCGGTATCGGGAAGGCGGGGCACATGCCTCCGACGATACGATTCTGGCCGAGGCTCCGCTGGAAATCGTGGTGAACGGCGTGCCGTGGGCCGCGCTCATGTGCACCCCCGGTGGTGACGAGGATCTTGCACTTGGCTTCTGCCTCACAGAAGGGCTTATGGCGCCGGGAGAATCCTATGCGATGGAACGTCTGGAACATATGGCCGAAGGCAGCAGAATTCACCTTTCCATCCGCGGAGGGGGCGAGCGGGTGCATACCGTCATGAACGGGCGGGGGCTGCGGACAGGGGCTTCGTGCTGCGGTAACCGCAGCGCCACCTGTGCGGAAGAGCTTATTCGTGCCATTCCCCCCGTTGCCGGTGGTTATCACATTGCTCCGGAACAGCTGCATCATCTGCAGGTGGAATCGGAAGCATGTCAGGCTCTGTTCGGCAGCACGGGGGCTACGCATTTCTGCGCCCTGTATGACAACGAGAGCGAGCTGCTCGCCTATGCCGAAGATGTGGGACGGCATAATGCGCTGGACAAGGCCGCAGGACAGGCCTTCCGGCAGGGCAGGGTGGAGCGTGTGCGGCTGGTGCTGCTTTCGTCCCGCCTGAGCTTCGAGATGGTGCAGAAGTCCATAGCACTGGGGGCGCAGGTCGTTGCGGGTTTTTCTGCCGTAACCAGCAGGGCTGTCGCGCTGGCAGAAGCCTCAGGGGTTACGCTGATCGGTTTTCTGCGACCGCCGCGTATGAACGTGTATACGCATCCCGGCCGGTTGGGGTTGGAGTCGCACGAAGGTTCGTTCCAACAGCAGGGGCTGACAAAATTCACTACGGATATGCCTTCCTGA
- a CDS encoding FmdE family protein, with the protein MTQGFKKIGEHTFDEFIEMATLFHNYPAPGLILGGYMVEEAKRHIPEGTLFEAISETSWCLPDAIQMLTPCTIGNGWVRVMNFGLYAMSLFDKHTGKGVRVWLDMHKLAPDSEIRTWYLKLKPKHEQDSDRLLQEIGEAGADILSVRPIQLRSDLLVKRSKGGIGECPVCHEAYPIVHGPICRSCKGENPYYTNAGDAAAGVVYPLPSAIKTVAAEEAMGREVVHDMTSIDPGKSKGAAFRKGQVFEVGDLCRLQHMGRNNLYIESGEVGEEWVHEDDCAKAFASAMSGVGVVIDGEPHEGKVTLKAAHDGLFRVNTDALYAFNLCPGVMAASRNGWTVVKEGAEVAGTRAIPLYLQRNDFVRAMQVLDSSEVPLFSVLPLRKAKVGVLITGDEVFSGKIEDRFEEIIRRKVTALGSEVHRAILVPDNREMIRDNARNLLDDGCNIIITTAGLSVDPDDVTRHGLVDAGAHDMLYGAPLLPGTMTLIGKIGTARLLGVPACALFFKHTSLDLILPRLLADVDVTRDDLARMGEGGMCLGCANCTFPKCPFGK; encoded by the coding sequence ATGACGCAAGGATTCAAGAAAATCGGTGAACATACTTTTGACGAGTTCATCGAGATGGCGACCTTATTCCATAACTATCCCGCGCCGGGTCTTATCCTCGGGGGCTACATGGTTGAGGAAGCCAAGCGCCATATTCCCGAAGGCACTCTCTTCGAGGCCATTTCCGAAACTTCATGGTGTCTGCCGGACGCCATTCAGATGCTTACTCCCTGCACCATCGGCAACGGCTGGGTGCGGGTCATGAATTTCGGCCTGTATGCCATGAGCCTTTTCGACAAGCATACCGGCAAAGGTGTGCGGGTCTGGCTGGATATGCACAAACTTGCGCCCGATTCCGAAATCCGCACATGGTACCTTAAGCTCAAGCCCAAGCATGAGCAGGATTCCGACAGGCTGCTGCAGGAAATAGGCGAAGCAGGGGCAGACATTCTTTCCGTAAGGCCCATTCAGCTGCGGTCCGATCTGCTGGTCAAGCGCAGCAAGGGCGGCATTGGGGAGTGCCCCGTATGTCACGAGGCATACCCCATTGTGCACGGCCCCATCTGCCGTTCCTGCAAAGGTGAGAACCCGTATTATACTAACGCCGGTGATGCGGCCGCAGGTGTCGTCTATCCCTTGCCCAGCGCCATAAAGACCGTTGCGGCGGAAGAGGCCATGGGGCGTGAAGTGGTTCACGACATGACCAGCATAGACCCCGGCAAGAGCAAGGGAGCCGCCTTCCGCAAGGGGCAGGTTTTCGAGGTTGGCGACCTGTGCCGTCTGCAGCACATGGGCCGCAACAATCTCTATATCGAAAGTGGTGAAGTGGGCGAAGAATGGGTGCATGAAGACGACTGCGCCAAGGCTTTTGCCTCTGCCATGTCCGGTGTGGGTGTGGTGATCGATGGTGAACCGCATGAGGGCAAGGTAACGCTCAAGGCCGCACACGACGGCTTGTTCCGCGTGAATACCGATGCGTTGTATGCCTTCAACCTCTGTCCCGGTGTCATGGCCGCAAGCCGCAATGGCTGGACCGTGGTGAAGGAAGGGGCCGAGGTGGCAGGCACCCGCGCCATTCCGCTTTACCTGCAGCGTAACGACTTTGTGCGGGCCATGCAGGTGCTGGATTCGTCAGAAGTGCCTCTCTTCAGCGTGTTGCCGCTGCGCAAGGCCAAGGTGGGAGTTCTCATCACCGGTGATGAAGTGTTCAGCGGCAAGATTGAAGACCGTTTTGAGGAAATCATTCGCAGAAAGGTTACCGCACTCGGCAGCGAGGTACACCGCGCCATTCTCGTGCCGGACAACCGTGAGATGATCCGCGACAACGCCCGTAACTTACTGGACGACGGCTGCAATATCATTATTACCACTGCGGGCCTTTCCGTTGATCCCGACGACGTGACCCGTCACGGACTTGTGGATGCTGGCGCGCACGACATGCTCTATGGCGCGCCGCTGCTGCCCGGAACCATGACGCTGATCGGCAAGATAGGCACCGCGCGTCTTCTCGGTGTGCCTGCCTGTGCGCTCTTCTTCAAGCACACCAGTCTGGACCTGATTCTGCCCCGCCTGCTGGCGGATGTGGATGTTACCCGTGATGATCTTGCCCGCATGGGTGAGGGGGGCATGTGCCTTGGCTGCGCCAACTGCACCTTCCCCAAGTGCCCGTTCGGCAAGTAG
- the lon gene encoding endopeptidase La, translating to MSKKTLDPDIENPEHSTPDDSVTDSFADDMEGALPEFPAELPVLPVRDIVVFNYMILPLFVGREKSVQAVDAALNGSRYLMIATQKEEGIEDPSPADLHHTGTVVMIMRMLKMPDGRLKVLVQGISRARVKHFISESPYMIAEVEALHEPEVDMLTVEQEAMMRAAREQSERILSLRGVATSDIMSVLNSVNDPGRLADLIAANLRMKVTDAQLILECTDPLERLQLVNNQLVKETEVAAMQAKIQNMAREGMDKAQKDYYLREQLKAIRRELGEGDSGEDDIEELARMIEKAGLPKEVRKEADKQLRRLASMHPDASEATVVRTYLEWLGELPWKKLSRDRLDIPTAETILNEDHYGLEKVKDRILEYLSVRKLNPKSKGPILCFAGPPGVGKTSLGRSIARALGRKFSRVSLGGMRDEAEIRGHRRTYIGAMPGRIIQIIKQLGTRNPVIMLDEIDKLGSDFRGDPSSALLEVLDPEQNFSFSDHYLNVPFDLSKVMFICTANQLDTIPAPLRDRMEIIQIPGYTMQEKASIARRYLIPRQTEENGLTVEETIIPDTVVTKVIQEYTREAGLRNLEREIGSICRKLARKKAEGKKGPFKITLKTLPKLLGIPRYIDEEKEKELLPGVAMGLAWTPFGGEILHIEVSTMKGKGKLTLTGQLGDVMKESAQAAMSYARAHADQLGIDPDFLEKLDIHIHVPAGATPKDGPSAGVTLVTALISALSGKPVNSDLCMTGEITLRGRVMPVGGIKEKILAGVARGLGHVIIPSQNVKDLEDVPAELLKKIEVHTAERIEDLLPLVFPK from the coding sequence ATGAGCAAAAAGACGCTTGATCCTGATATTGAAAATCCCGAACACAGCACGCCCGACGACTCCGTAACCGACTCCTTTGCCGACGACATGGAAGGAGCCCTGCCCGAGTTTCCCGCCGAGCTGCCCGTGCTTCCCGTCCGCGACATCGTAGTCTTCAACTACATGATCCTGCCCCTTTTTGTGGGCCGGGAAAAATCCGTACAGGCAGTGGATGCCGCCCTGAACGGCAGCCGCTACCTCATGATCGCCACCCAGAAGGAAGAGGGTATAGAAGACCCCAGCCCTGCCGACCTGCACCATACCGGCACCGTCGTCATGATCATGCGCATGCTCAAAATGCCTGACGGGCGCCTCAAGGTGCTTGTGCAGGGCATCAGCCGCGCGCGGGTAAAGCACTTCATTTCCGAATCGCCCTACATGATCGCCGAGGTAGAGGCCCTTCACGAGCCGGAAGTGGATATGCTCACCGTCGAGCAGGAAGCCATGATGCGCGCCGCCCGCGAACAGAGCGAACGCATTCTCTCGCTGCGCGGAGTCGCAACCTCGGACATCATGTCTGTGCTGAACAGCGTGAACGATCCCGGCAGGCTTGCCGACCTCATTGCCGCCAACCTGCGCATGAAGGTGACGGACGCACAGCTCATCCTTGAATGCACCGATCCTCTCGAACGCCTGCAACTGGTGAACAACCAGCTGGTGAAAGAGACGGAAGTGGCCGCCATGCAGGCCAAGATACAGAACATGGCCCGCGAAGGCATGGACAAGGCCCAGAAGGACTACTACCTGCGCGAACAACTCAAGGCCATACGCCGCGAGCTGGGCGAAGGCGATTCCGGTGAGGACGACATCGAGGAACTGGCCCGCATGATAGAAAAGGCCGGACTGCCCAAGGAAGTGCGCAAGGAAGCGGACAAACAGTTGCGACGCCTTGCCTCCATGCATCCCGATGCGTCCGAGGCGACCGTTGTGCGCACCTATCTGGAATGGCTGGGCGAACTGCCATGGAAAAAACTTTCGCGTGACAGGCTGGATATTCCCACTGCGGAAACCATTCTCAACGAAGACCATTACGGCCTTGAGAAGGTAAAGGACCGCATTCTGGAATACCTGTCCGTGCGCAAGCTCAATCCCAAGTCCAAAGGCCCCATCCTGTGCTTTGCGGGCCCTCCCGGCGTGGGCAAAACCTCCCTTGGCCGTTCCATCGCACGCGCATTGGGACGCAAGTTCTCACGCGTGTCGCTCGGCGGCATGCGCGATGAGGCCGAAATCCGCGGGCACCGCCGCACCTACATCGGTGCCATGCCCGGCCGCATCATCCAGATCATCAAGCAGCTTGGTACCCGCAACCCCGTTATCATGCTGGACGAGATAGACAAGCTCGGCTCCGATTTCCGCGGCGACCCTTCATCCGCCCTGCTGGAAGTGCTGGACCCCGAACAGAACTTCTCGTTCTCGGACCACTACCTGAACGTGCCTTTCGATCTTTCCAAGGTGATGTTCATCTGCACGGCAAACCAGCTGGATACCATTCCTGCGCCGCTCCGCGACCGCATGGAGATCATCCAAATTCCCGGCTACACCATGCAGGAAAAGGCGAGTATTGCACGGCGCTACCTCATCCCCCGCCAGACCGAGGAAAACGGCCTGACCGTGGAAGAAACCATTATCCCGGACACCGTGGTCACCAAGGTCATTCAGGAATACACCCGCGAGGCGGGCCTGCGTAACCTTGAACGCGAGATTGGCTCCATCTGCCGCAAGCTGGCCCGCAAAAAGGCCGAGGGCAAGAAGGGTCCCTTCAAAATCACCCTGAAGACCCTGCCCAAGCTGCTGGGCATTCCCCGCTACATTGACGAGGAAAAGGAAAAGGAACTGCTCCCCGGCGTGGCCATGGGCCTTGCATGGACTCCCTTCGGCGGAGAGATTCTGCATATCGAAGTGTCCACCATGAAGGGCAAGGGCAAGCTCACCCTTACCGGCCAGCTCGGTGACGTGATGAAGGAATCCGCTCAGGCCGCCATGAGCTATGCGCGGGCCCATGCGGACCAGCTGGGTATTGATCCGGACTTCCTTGAAAAGCTGGATATCCATATTCACGTGCCTGCGGGTGCCACCCCGAAGGATGGCCCCTCTGCCGGTGTCACGCTGGTTACCGCGCTCATATCCGCCCTTTCCGGCAAGCCCGTGAACAGCGACCTGTGCATGACCGGCGAAATCACGCTGCGCGGCAGGGTCATGCCCGTGGGCGGCATAAAGGAAAAGATTCTTGCGGGCGTTGCACGTGGCCTTGGCCACGTGATTATTCCCAGCCAGAACGTGAAGGATCTTGAAGATGTGCCTGCCGAACTGCTCAAGAAAATCGAGGTGCATACGGCAGAACGGATCGAAGACCTGCTCCCGCTGGTCTTCCCCAAATAG
- a CDS encoding acylphosphatase, with the protein MKTCRCSVKGMVQGVGFRFWTVRTASALNLTGWVRNRSDGAVELLACGTEDAVATLQEKLWEGPPYSRVAQVTCTDALAPDPPCPDFSIQY; encoded by the coding sequence ATGAAGACCTGCAGATGTTCCGTCAAGGGCATGGTTCAAGGAGTCGGTTTCCGGTTCTGGACCGTCCGCACGGCCAGTGCGCTCAACCTTACAGGGTGGGTGCGCAACCGGTCTGACGGAGCTGTTGAACTGCTCGCCTGCGGCACAGAAGATGCCGTTGCCACGTTGCAGGAAAAACTGTGGGAAGGCCCGCCATACAGCCGGGTGGCACAAGTGACCTGCACGGATGCACTGGCACCCGATCCGCCCTGCCCTGATTTTTCCATTCAATACTAG